A genomic segment from Peribacillus sp. ACCC06369 encodes:
- a CDS encoding PLP-dependent aminotransferase family protein: MEWKTDRKSKKPLYKQIAAYIESGIADGTFSLDKPLPSERFLASELGVNRSTVVAAYDELEANGLVERKKGSGTMISKDIWGITRKRIPSWNRYIEAGSFLPNMPVTQRIRKETEGHNLINLASGELSEDLFPVQSLREIISNRSFIGSLGYDHPQGNAVLRETITKHVKQYRRIDTHPSSILITSGAQQAIHLVVQCLLKPGDAVVLEDPSYSYNLPIFQSAGLRIFHLPVDKDGINPEDLLELHKKHRIRMIFLNPVFQNPTGTVLHINRRKRILELSSEYGIPVIEDDPYSLTSFTGEEISTLKSMDNNGNVLYISSLSKIVASGLRIGWIIGPKPVIERLSDAKQQVDFGHGSFTQWIANDFLDSEYFPAHIAYLRGQLKKRRDAMVSSLQQFLQKKVDYNSPNGGIHLWCKLKVPLNEIKLLEESIKRGVIYVPGSTLGTNKEYVRFTFARENEESIHEGIKRFAEAVKSL, translated from the coding sequence ATGGAATGGAAAACTGACAGAAAATCCAAGAAGCCTTTATATAAACAAATAGCAGCTTACATCGAGAGTGGCATTGCTGATGGAACATTTTCATTGGATAAGCCGCTACCGTCTGAACGCTTCTTGGCAAGTGAACTGGGAGTTAACAGAAGCACAGTTGTTGCTGCTTATGATGAATTGGAAGCAAATGGGCTAGTTGAACGAAAAAAAGGAAGCGGAACCATGATCAGCAAGGATATCTGGGGAATTACCCGAAAACGTATACCTAGTTGGAATAGATATATCGAAGCGGGTTCTTTTTTGCCCAATATGCCAGTAACCCAAAGAATTCGTAAAGAGACGGAAGGGCATAACCTTATTAACTTAGCTAGTGGGGAACTTTCAGAAGACTTATTTCCAGTCCAATCCTTACGTGAAATCATTTCTAATAGGTCCTTCATTGGTAGCTTAGGTTATGATCACCCTCAAGGCAATGCGGTTTTAAGGGAAACAATAACCAAACATGTTAAACAGTATAGGAGAATTGACACGCATCCATCTTCTATACTCATTACTTCGGGTGCACAGCAAGCCATACATCTGGTGGTCCAATGCTTGTTAAAGCCAGGAGATGCCGTTGTATTGGAAGATCCATCATATAGTTACAACCTTCCCATCTTTCAATCCGCGGGGCTAAGAATTTTTCATTTACCAGTTGATAAAGATGGAATCAACCCAGAGGATTTACTGGAACTCCATAAAAAACATCGGATCAGGATGATCTTTTTGAACCCTGTATTTCAAAACCCTACAGGAACTGTCCTTCATATCAACCGTCGTAAAAGAATTCTTGAACTTTCATCCGAATATGGAATACCGGTCATAGAAGACGATCCTTATAGTTTAACTTCCTTTACCGGGGAAGAAATTTCCACTCTTAAATCGATGGACAACAACGGAAATGTTTTGTATATAAGCTCTTTGTCAAAAATTGTTGCTTCCGGTTTAAGAATTGGGTGGATTATAGGACCGAAACCAGTTATAGAGAGACTTTCTGATGCTAAGCAGCAGGTTGACTTCGGTCATGGCTCATTCACTCAATGGATAGCAAACGATTTTTTGGATTCAGAGTATTTTCCTGCCCATATTGCCTACTTAAGGGGCCAACTGAAAAAAAGAAGGGATGCAATGGTTTCGAGTCTTCAACAATTCCTGCAAAAAAAAGTTGATTATAATTCGCCAAATGGTGGAATTCATTTGTGGTGTAAGCTGAAAGTGCCATTGAACGAAATAAAGTTACTGGAGGAATCCATCAAAAGAGGAGTCATATACGTTCCGGGTTCAACACTAGGTACAAATAAGGAATACGTACGCTTTACTTTTGCAAGGGAAAATGAGGAATCCATTCACGAAGGCATCAAAAGGTTTGCAGAGGCTGTAAAAAGTTTATAA